The following proteins come from a genomic window of Sporolituus thermophilus DSM 23256:
- a CDS encoding DMT family transporter translates to MINPQNALFFLALVAVLWSSGGVMIKSVAWPPLAIAGLRSLIAAAVIWLAFRKERLHFSRIQLAGAVAYCGMVTSFVTATKLTTAANAILLQYTAPIYVALLSGWLLREKVTRRDVLTIGVVFGGMIFFFLDKVSTGGMLGNILGIVSGISFALFVIFTRMQKDHAPFGSVLLGNILTFFLSLPVLPDITFTVFNLAIISVLGVFQLGLAYVIYSYAIRHVRALEATLITSIEPILNPIWVFLFLGEIPGPYSLIGGAIVLFAVIGGYFFDAYKSKIDTPAG, encoded by the coding sequence ATGATTAATCCCCAAAACGCGTTATTTTTTCTCGCTCTGGTGGCGGTGTTGTGGAGCAGCGGCGGCGTAATGATAAAATCGGTTGCCTGGCCCCCACTGGCGATTGCCGGTCTGCGTAGCCTTATTGCCGCCGCCGTCATCTGGCTGGCGTTCCGCAAGGAGCGATTGCACTTTTCGCGCATTCAGCTGGCTGGGGCCGTTGCCTATTGTGGCATGGTCACCAGTTTCGTTACGGCGACAAAGCTGACAACCGCCGCCAATGCCATTCTGCTACAGTACACCGCCCCCATCTATGTAGCCCTGCTGAGCGGCTGGCTACTCCGAGAAAAAGTTACCCGCCGTGACGTATTAACAATCGGTGTGGTGTTCGGTGGCATGATATTTTTCTTTCTCGATAAAGTGTCAACCGGCGGCATGCTTGGCAATATCTTAGGCATCGTTAGCGGGATAAGTTTTGCTTTATTTGTTATTTTTACCCGCATGCAGAAAGACCACGCCCCTTTCGGGTCGGTTCTGCTGGGGAACATACTTACTTTTTTCCTAAGCCTGCCCGTGCTGCCTGATATCACCTTCACTGTCTTTAATCTTGCCATAATTTCAGTGCTTGGCGTCTTCCAACTTGGTCTAGCATATGTAATCTACTCTTATGCCATCCGCCACGTGCGCGCCCTGGAAGCCACCCTTATCACGTCGATTGAACCAATTTTAAACCCCATCTGGGTGTTTCTTTTTCTTGGCGAAATACCAGGACCCTACTCGTTAATCGGCGGCGCTATCGTACTATTCGCCGTGATTGGCGGCTACTTTTTTGACGCCTATAAAAGCAAAATAGATACCCCTGCCGGTTGA
- a CDS encoding adenylosuccinate synthase has translation MSAVVVIGTQWGDEGKGKIVDFLAEKADVVVRYQGGNNAGHTVMVGGNEFKLHLLPSGILYPGKLCVVGNGVVIDPAVMIKELRGMHEKGIDTSGLRVSNRAHVIMPYHRLLDEVEEEYRGEHKIGTTKRGIGPCYMDKNARSGIRMVDLLDEKEFSEKLERNLEAKNHLLRAVYGVQGFDYQQIKEEYLGYAEILRPYVTDTAVVLNDAINAGKKVLFEGAQATLLDLDHGTYPYVTSSHPIAGGACIGAGIGPKKISKVIGVVKAYSTRVGEGPFPTELKDEIGDLIRERGREYGTTTGRPRRCGWLDAAIVRYAGILSGIDYMAITRLDILDGIKTLKLCVGYKYKGEVLKEFPASLKVLAQVEPIYEELPGWEESISDIRAYDDLPANCRRYIERLSEAAGIEIGIVSVGPRRDQTIILHDMF, from the coding sequence GTGTCAGCAGTCGTCGTTATCGGCACCCAATGGGGTGACGAGGGGAAAGGCAAAATCGTAGATTTTCTGGCCGAAAAAGCCGATGTGGTTGTTCGCTACCAGGGCGGCAACAACGCCGGCCACACGGTCATGGTAGGCGGCAACGAGTTTAAGCTCCACCTGCTGCCTTCCGGCATCCTCTATCCCGGCAAGCTTTGTGTTGTCGGCAACGGGGTAGTCATCGACCCGGCCGTGATGATCAAGGAACTACGCGGCATGCATGAGAAGGGCATTGATACTTCCGGGCTCAGGGTGTCCAACCGCGCCCACGTCATTATGCCCTATCACCGGCTGCTGGACGAAGTGGAAGAAGAATACCGGGGCGAGCACAAAATCGGTACCACGAAGCGCGGCATCGGCCCCTGCTATATGGACAAAAACGCCCGCAGCGGCATCCGCATGGTCGACCTCCTGGATGAAAAGGAATTCAGCGAAAAACTGGAACGCAACCTCGAGGCCAAAAACCACCTTCTCCGCGCCGTCTATGGCGTTCAGGGTTTTGACTACCAGCAAATCAAAGAAGAATACCTCGGTTATGCCGAAATTCTCCGGCCTTACGTCACTGATACGGCCGTCGTCCTCAATGATGCCATCAACGCCGGGAAAAAAGTGCTGTTTGAAGGCGCGCAGGCAACCCTGCTCGACCTTGATCACGGCACCTATCCCTATGTCACTTCTTCCCATCCCATTGCCGGCGGCGCCTGCATCGGCGCCGGCATTGGCCCGAAAAAAATCAGTAAGGTCATCGGCGTCGTCAAGGCCTATAGCACCCGGGTGGGCGAAGGGCCGTTCCCGACCGAGCTCAAAGACGAAATTGGCGATCTCATCCGCGAACGCGGCCGCGAATACGGCACCACTACCGGCCGGCCCCGCCGCTGCGGCTGGCTGGACGCGGCCATCGTGCGTTACGCGGGCATCCTAAGCGGCATTGATTATATGGCCATTACCCGTCTTGACATCCTGGACGGGATCAAGACTCTTAAGCTGTGCGTCGGCTATAAATATAAAGGCGAAGTGTTGAAAGAGTTCCCCGCCAGCCTCAAAGTGCTGGCCCAGGTTGAACCCATCTACGAGGAGCTGCCGGGCTGGGAAGAATCGATCAGCGATATCCGCGCCTATGACGACTTGCCGGCCAACTGCCGCCGCTATATCGAACGCCTCAGTGAAGCGGCCGGTATTGAAATTGGGATCGTTTCCGTAGGCCCGCGCCGCGATCAGACGATCATTCTGCATGATATGTTTTAA
- the purB gene encoding adenylosuccinate lyase: MIKRYTFPEMGRIWTDENEFQTMLDIEIYACEAMAELGQIPAEAVPIIRERAKFSVERIREIEKETRHDILAFLQAVAENVGDEAKYIHMGLTSSDVKDTALGYMMKQAADIIIADLEKLREVLRRRAAEHKYTVMIGRTHGIHAEPVTLGLKFALWLDETERNIERVKRARAAVAVGKLSGAVGTYANIDPRVEAYVCEKMGLTPAKLATQVIQRDRHAEFLTTLAVVASSLDKFATEIRNLQRTDIREVEEYFHPGQKGSSAMPHKRNPITCERVSGLARLVRSNAMAALENVALWHERDISHSSVERVILPDSTILVDYMLRIFTDIVDKLLVYPEAMLANMNKTGGLIFSQRVLLALVNKGVAREEAYRWVQRNAMARWLEGQDFKTNIINDPDIKKYLSPEEIADCFDYRHHLRHVDTIMARFGL, translated from the coding sequence ATGATTAAGCGCTACACATTCCCGGAAATGGGACGCATTTGGACCGATGAAAACGAGTTCCAGACAATGCTGGACATTGAAATTTACGCGTGTGAAGCCATGGCCGAGCTTGGCCAGATCCCGGCCGAAGCCGTGCCGATTATCCGTGAGCGGGCCAAGTTTTCCGTCGAGCGCATACGCGAAATCGAAAAGGAGACGCGCCATGACATCCTCGCTTTTCTGCAGGCGGTAGCCGAAAATGTTGGCGATGAGGCCAAATATATCCACATGGGCCTCACCTCCAGCGACGTCAAGGATACCGCCCTGGGCTACATGATGAAGCAGGCGGCGGACATCATCATCGCCGATTTGGAAAAGCTGCGGGAAGTACTGCGCCGCCGCGCCGCCGAGCATAAGTACACCGTCATGATTGGCCGGACTCATGGCATCCACGCCGAGCCGGTTACATTAGGCCTTAAGTTCGCGCTGTGGCTGGATGAGACGGAGCGCAACATTGAGCGCGTGAAACGGGCCCGGGCCGCCGTTGCGGTCGGGAAACTGTCGGGCGCCGTAGGCACCTATGCCAATATCGACCCCCGCGTCGAGGCCTATGTGTGCGAAAAAATGGGCCTGACGCCGGCCAAACTGGCGACCCAGGTCATTCAACGCGACCGCCATGCCGAATTTTTAACCACGCTGGCGGTGGTGGCTAGCTCGCTTGATAAATTTGCCACCGAAATCCGTAACCTCCAGCGCACCGATATCCGCGAGGTCGAGGAATACTTCCATCCCGGCCAAAAAGGTTCGTCGGCCATGCCGCATAAACGCAATCCCATCACCTGCGAGCGGGTCAGTGGCTTGGCGCGGCTGGTGCGTAGCAACGCCATGGCGGCGCTGGAAAACGTCGCTTTGTGGCATGAGCGCGATATCAGCCATTCATCGGTAGAGCGCGTTATCCTGCCGGACAGCACCATTCTGGTGGACTACATGCTGCGCATTTTCACCGACATTGTCGATAAACTACTGGTCTATCCCGAGGCAATGCTGGCCAATATGAACAAGACGGGCGGGCTGATTTTCAGCCAGCGCGTGCTGCTTGCCTTGGTCAACAAGGGGGTTGCCCGGGAAGAGGCCTACCGCTGGGTGCAGCGCAATGCCATGGCTCGCTGGCTGGAGGGCCAGGACTTCAAAACCAATATTATTAATGACCCCGATATCAAGAAATATCTCTCGCCGGAGGAAATTGCCGACTGCTTTGATTACCGCCACCACCTCCGGCATGTGGATACCATTATGGCTCGGTTTGGGCTGTAA